CTCAAGGACTGAATATAGGTGAGTTTTGCCAAAAATTCAACGATGCCACTAAAGACCAAATGGGTTTTATTATACCAGTAGAAGTTACTGTTTATGAAGACAGAACCTATAATTTTAAATTAAAACAGCCCTTGGCCGCTGGTTTGATCAAAAAAGCGGTTGGCATTGAGAAGGGCTCTGGAACGCCTAACCGCAAGAAAGTTGGCAAGCTTACGAGAGACCAACTTAGAGAAATTGCTCAAAAGAAAATCACGGATTTGAATACTGAAGATGTGGAGCAGGCGATGAAAATAATCGCTGGAACCGCCCGGTCAATGGGCATTGATGTGATGGGGGAATAGCTTTGATAGATTTTTTATTTATATTATTAATTAAAAAGGTGTAACGCCTTTTTATTTTTATGATTTTTTCAGACAAGGATATCAAAAAATTATTTATTGATAAAAAAATAATTATCATGCCGGAGCCAAATTGGGAAACCCAACTTGGTCCTGCGTCTGTTGATTTTCGCTTAGGCGGCGAATTCAGGGTTTTTAACCATGTTACTAATCCATATATTGATCCAAAACAGCCAGATACTTTTCATAATCTAACCCATATAATAGAGGCGACCAAAGAGAAGCCCCTTTTTTTACAACCAGGGGAATTTATCCTTGGAGTCACAATAGAGGAGATAGGCCTGCCCAATGATATAGGAGCAAGAATTGAGGGGAGGAGTAGTTGGGGACGGCTTGGAGTTCTTGTTCATTCTACTGCCGGCTATATTGATCCTGGTTTTCAAGGGCGGCTTACCCTAGAAATTTCTAATATTGGGAAGATGCCAGTATTGCTCTATCCTGGCATGAGGATTTGCCAGATTGCCTTTGAGTCATTGACATCACCAGCCGAAGTGCCCTATAACAAAAAGAAGGATGTGAAGTACTTTGGGGACAAAGGTCCGCAAGAAAGCAGAATCTATAAGGATATGTAAAGGCGGAGGGAGTTGTTCGTTTTCAATCAGCCAAAGGAGGGACAGATGAAGGTCAAGATATTGGAAGAAGCAGGATATAATTGGGCTTTACTCGGACTATCGTTGTCTTATCAACAAAACATCAACAGAATGCCGGCAGTAGTGCGGAAGCTGCGATTTCGCGGTGACGGGCACAACAAGTTCCTTGAGTCAATCATTGTCTGGCTCGACATCACTGCGCCCCGCTATTGGTGGCAGCAGTTTGACACTTATCGCGTAGGCGTCACTAAGCAGAGCGATTCCACGATGCACACGATTACTACTGGACTCTTGAAACAGGGCGATTTCGCTCATCCTATCCCAGAGGAGCATTTAACTCACCTCAATCAGTTGATTGAGCGCAAGGAATGGGAAGCAGTAAAACATGATTTGCCGGAATCGTTCTTACAGCGCCGCATTGTCTGCTTGAATTATATGGCTCTACAGAGAGTCATCCGGCAGCGCTGGAATCATCGGCTTTCAGAGTGGCGGGAATTCGTCAAGCTCATTCTCGCTCAAGCCAGGCATCCTGAATTACTGGATGAGTCGACTAAATCGTGATAATTATCTCGACCTTTACACATATCCCTGTCATACAGCGCATTGGCGCAAAGGCAGGGATTCTTCTTTTATTTTTCTTCAAAATTTGGTAAAGTGATTAAACATATAATGCAGATGAAATATATTCCTACAATTGGGTTGGAGATTCATACAGAGCTAAATACTGTCTCCAAAATGTTTTGTTCTTGCAAAAACGATTCTCTTGAACCAAGGGCAAATATAAATGTTTGCCCTGTTTGTATGGGTCACCCAGGGGTATTGCCAGTGATTAATCAGGAGACAATAAAAAAAGTCGTTAAAACAGGAATTGCTTTGAATTGCAAGATTGCTAAAAATTCCCAATTTGAAAGAAAAAACTATTTTTATCCTGACTTGCCGAAAGGTTATCAGATTTCACAATATGCCTTGCCATTATGCGGAAAGGGATTTTTGGAGATAAATAGAAAAAAGATAGGCATTACAAGAATTCATTTAGAAGAAGAGGCAGCAAAATTAATACATCAAAAAGACGGGTCATTAGTTGATTTCAATAGGGCTGGAATCCCATTGATGGAATTGGTTACAGAGCCAGACCTCACAAGCGCAGAAGAGGCATATAATTTTGCCCGAGAGCTTCAGCTTATTCTCCGCTATTTAGGCGTATCATCAGCAGATATGGAAAAGGGACAGTTACGCGTTGAAGCGAATATCAGCATAAAACAAAACCAAAAACAAAAAAGCCAAAATAACAAATCCCAAATAAATTCAAAATTCAAAATTCAAAATTCAAAATTAGGAATGAAGGTTGAGGTTAAGAATCTAAATTCTTTTCGCGCGGTTAAAAAGGCGATAGAATATGAGATTGAACGGCAAGCAGGAGTTTTGGAATCAGGAGGCGCGGTTGTTCACGAAACAAGGGGGTGGGATGATAAAAAGCAAATTACTGTGAGTCAGAGGAGCAAAGAAGAATCCCATGATTATCGGTATTTTCCAGAGCCAGACCTGCCTCCATTGGAGCTTTCTGATGATTACATTTCAATAATCAAGAGCGAGATTCCTGAATTGCCGCATATTAAAAGAATAAGGTTTAAGCACGAATATTTTTTAAAAGATGAAGACATTGAAATTTTTGTTTTTAATAAGGATTTGGGCGAGTATTTTGAGCAAGTGGTTTCTGAATTTTTTGCCTGGCTCAAAGATAAGGATAATAAGGTGATAGGGGATAAAGAATACCAAGAATTAGCGCAAATCGCCTCAAATTATATTCTCACGGACTTGACGGGTCTTTTGGCTGGGATGTCTGTTGAGGACAAGAAATTCCGCATCAGCGCTGAAAATTTTGCGGAATTTATCTCTATGCTTTATAAAAAAGAAATAACAAGCAAAATTGCTAAAATTGTTTTGAAAGAAATGTTTGACAATGGTTCCGACCCTTCAGATGTGATTGAAGAAAAGGGCTTGAGTCAAATTGATAATAAACAAGAACTTGAAAAGGTTATTATGGAAATCATTGCTGCTAATTTGAGGGCAGTGGATGATTATAAAAAGGGCAAAGCCAATGCCTTGCAATTTTTGATTGGACAAGCAATGGCTAAGACAAAAGGCAGAGCAAACCCAGAAATATTAGAGAAACTCTTTACAAAGTCACTAAATTAGAGTATAATTATTAGCACAGAATAACAGCTCATTGTCAACTGGCAATATTTTCAATAGAGGAGGTGAGTCCCAATGGAAACCACGAGGAAAGAAGTCCTCATCACTGATTTTGATGGCACGCTCGCATGGTTGTCTTTGCCATATAGCGTCCATCATTGGATGTTAAGGCACAGAGCGGGACTCATTTTTTTGATTCCGTTTATTCCGCTTGCCTTTGTCGGCTATCTTTTACGCCCTCCGAAGAAGACAGCAAAAAGGACCATTCTTGAACATAGGAACAAGGGTGGACGAGTTGTTGTCTTTTCATCCACAGAGAATCTGTGGATAACCAGATTAATCATCTGGTCGTGGCTAAAGGTTTGGCGAGTGCCTATTGATAGATTGGCGCTTCGCCCACGCAGAAGGTCTACTGAAAACTTCAAGGCAGAAGTTCTCTTGGAAGAGGGCTGCTCTGTGTTGTTAGAAAACGAAACCCCAATAATAGTTCGATTAGTTGGGGAAATGCTGCAATCCGGTTTTCGGAATACCAGCATAACAACACAGCAACACTATTCCAGAGTACTCTTCCACAAGGGAGGTGGGGTAACTTGAACCGCTCAAGTCCGTAGGGTTGGTTGAAGCAGAGGGGTATACCACAATTATCACACATCGCAAGGAGTTTTCAATGAAAGGCAGCAATAGTAGCGAAAAGAAGGTTTTCCCGGTTTCAGTGAATCCGGGATCAATGGTTGGTGGCCAGCGAGCGGTTCGTTTCGTAGAACCGTCTAAGCAAGACATACACGAAGTTTTTGCGTATCTCCGTTTCATCGAAGAGCAGAGACGCGCCCAAGCGGGCGATTCGCAGATGGGTGGCGAAATCATCCAAGGATTTCCGGGATAGGTATTTCCGGAGCTAAAACAGGGAGGACCAGCAAGCTTGCTTGCTAGTCCTCCCTGTATAAATTATCTTGATTGTTTTTTAAGATATAAAATTTTTTACCAGTGTCAGCATTTCTGCTGTTTTTTTTATCCTCTCAAGTTTTGTTCCGCAAAATTTAGGAGGATGAATCCAAATAATCCGTTTATCTTTTTTAAACCAAGTCATCTGTCTTTTAGCATAATGCTCAATCTCTTTTTGCAGTTTTTCCACCATTTCTTTGTAATCCATCTTATTCTGTAGATAAAGCGCGACAAATCTGTACTCTAATCCCAATTCCTCAAGCCGGTTCCAAGATAAACCGGATTTATTAAGCGATTTTATTTCTTTTGCCATGCCTTGCTCAAGCCGCTTCAAGAGCCGAGTATGGATTTTGTTTTTAAGTTCTTGTTTTTCTGTTTTAATACCAATAATCAAAACATTATATTTTTGCTTCTTTTTAACAGGACTTATTGGTTTTTTTGTTTTTATAATAATTTCAATAGCACGAATCAAACGCCTTTTATTATGTCTATCAATATTTTTTGCTCTTTCAGAATCCAGTTTTTCTAATTGCTGAAATAATTCTTCTGCAGTGTATTTTTCCAGCTTTTTCCTTAATGCCCAATCCGGCTTAACTTCAGGGATGGTAATTCCGTCAATCAGAGCTTGGATATAGAACCCAGTGCCTCCGCAGACAATCGGCAGTTTTTTGTTTTTATGGATTTTTTCAATTGCTTTTTCCGCTTTTTTAACATATTGCGTTACTGTGAATCTTGTTTTCGGCGAAACAACATCCAAAAGATGATGAGGAACACCCATCATCTCTTTTCTTGTTATTTTTCCTGTTCCAATATCCATTCCTTTATATACTTGCCTTGAATCAGCTGAAACCACCTCGCCATTGAATTTTAAAGCCAAATCTACAGCTAGATCTGATTTTCCACTTGATGTGGGGCCTAATATTACGAGGAGTTTGGGTTTCATGTTTTTGCAAATAATCTAAACGCTTCAATCTTATCAATCTTAACCTTAACAAATTGACCAAGTATATCTTTATTAGACCTGATTCTTATAGTTTGATAATGTTTTGTTTTTCCAATATACATATCATCTCTTTTCTCTAAAATCAGACATTTAACTTCTTTGTTTAAAAATTTCTTATTAAAATCCAAAGCGCTTTTTTCTAATATTTTTACCAATTCCTTTTTTCTTTTGTGTTTTTCAGAAGGGGATATATTATCTTTCAGTTTAAAGGCAGTTGATTGATGGCGAGGTGAGTATAAAGAAATATATCCCGCTGAAAATCCTATTTCTTTAAATATTTTTTTTGTGTTCTGGAACTGTTTTCTGGTTTCCCCAGGGAAGCCGACTATTGCATCAGTTGAGAGGAATACGACGGATTCTTGCCCTTTGCGATATTTTTTAAAGGCAGACCGCACCTTTTTTATTAATTTTTTATAATCCTCAACAGAATATGGTCGATTCATTGCTTTCAGGACTTCATTGTCTCCTGATTGAATTGGCAAATTTAAATAAGGGGTAATTTTTTGACATTTTGCAAATACATCAATCATTTCATCAGTTAAGTCCTTTGGGTGAGAAGAAGTAAACCTAACCCAAAAATCTCCATCAATATCATTTACCATCTTCAGTAAATCTGCGAAATTAATCATTTTTGATTTTTGCGTTGTGGTTTTGGCTTTTGTGTTTTTTATTTTAGGTTTAATTCCGTAGGAATTGACATTCTGCCCCAGTAACCAGATTTCTTTTACCCCCTGTTTCACCCCGTTAGAGAAATCACTTTTTTTAGAACAGCCTATTCCCTTAGATTCTCTAACGGGGTGAACGAGATTTTTTACTTCATAAAGAATATCTTCGACTGACCGAGATACTTCTCTCCCCCTAGTA
This portion of the Patescibacteria group bacterium genome encodes:
- the rplK gene encoding 50S ribosomal protein L11, yielding MSILMKKVKAIVKLQISAGQANPAPPIGPALASQGLNIGEFCQKFNDATKDQMGFIIPVEVTVYEDRTYNFKLKQPLAAGLIKKAVGIEKGSGTPNRKKVGKLTRDQLREIAQKKITDLNTEDVEQAMKIIAGTARSMGIDVMGE
- a CDS encoding dCTP deaminase — translated: MIFSDKDIKKLFIDKKIIIMPEPNWETQLGPASVDFRLGGEFRVFNHVTNPYIDPKQPDTFHNLTHIIEATKEKPLFLQPGEFILGVTIEEIGLPNDIGARIEGRSSWGRLGVLVHSTAGYIDPGFQGRLTLEISNIGKMPVLLYPGMRICQIAFESLTSPAEVPYNKKKDVKYFGDKGPQESRIYKDM
- the gatB gene encoding Asp-tRNA(Asn)/Glu-tRNA(Gln) amidotransferase subunit GatB encodes the protein MKYIPTIGLEIHTELNTVSKMFCSCKNDSLEPRANINVCPVCMGHPGVLPVINQETIKKVVKTGIALNCKIAKNSQFERKNYFYPDLPKGYQISQYALPLCGKGFLEINRKKIGITRIHLEEEAAKLIHQKDGSLVDFNRAGIPLMELVTEPDLTSAEEAYNFARELQLILRYLGVSSADMEKGQLRVEANISIKQNQKQKSQNNKSQINSKFKIQNSKLGMKVEVKNLNSFRAVKKAIEYEIERQAGVLESGGAVVHETRGWDDKKQITVSQRSKEESHDYRYFPEPDLPPLELSDDYISIIKSEIPELPHIKRIRFKHEYFLKDEDIEIFVFNKDLGEYFEQVVSEFFAWLKDKDNKVIGDKEYQELAQIASNYILTDLTGLLAGMSVEDKKFRISAENFAEFISMLYKKEITSKIAKIVLKEMFDNGSDPSDVIEEKGLSQIDNKQELEKVIMEIIAANLRAVDDYKKGKANALQFLIGQAMAKTKGRANPEILEKLFTKSLN
- the miaA gene encoding tRNA (adenosine(37)-N6)-dimethylallyltransferase MiaA produces the protein MKPKLLVILGPTSSGKSDLAVDLALKFNGEVVSADSRQVYKGMDIGTGKITRKEMMGVPHHLLDVVSPKTRFTVTQYVKKAEKAIEKIHKNKKLPIVCGGTGFYIQALIDGITIPEVKPDWALRKKLEKYTAEELFQQLEKLDSERAKNIDRHNKRRLIRAIEIIIKTKKPISPVKKKQKYNVLIIGIKTEKQELKNKIHTRLLKRLEQGMAKEIKSLNKSGLSWNRLEELGLEYRFVALYLQNKMDYKEMVEKLQKEIEHYAKRQMTWFKKDKRIIWIHPPKFCGTKLERIKKTAEMLTLVKNFIS
- a CDS encoding MiaB/RimO family radical SAM methylthiotransferase, giving the protein MKYHIITYGCQMNKSDSERIAGMLNNLGFKNTTNPDSADLIIFNLCSVRQSAIDRATSKIKNFAKSKCQNPNVKSSSKSKILLTGCILNKNRRKLEEFCDGTFKIDEIRELPSILEKIGFKGLNKNETEIKHYLDIMPEYELSPTACVPIMTGCNNFCSYCVVPYTRGREVSRSVEDILYEVKNLVHPVRESKGIGCSKKSDFSNGVKQGVKEIWLLGQNVNSYGIKPKIKNTKAKTTTQKSKMINFADLLKMVNDIDGDFWVRFTSSHPKDLTDEMIDVFAKCQKITPYLNLPIQSGDNEVLKAMNRPYSVEDYKKLIKKVRSAFKKYRKGQESVVFLSTDAIVGFPGETRKQFQNTKKIFKEIGFSAGYISLYSPRHQSTAFKLKDNISPSEKHKRKKELVKILEKSALDFNKKFLNKEVKCLILEKRDDMYIGKTKHYQTIRIRSNKDILGQFVKVKIDKIEAFRLFAKT